One Rhizoctonia solani chromosome 3, complete sequence genomic region harbors:
- a CDS encoding glutathione S-transferase: MAATKENPIIFYDILSEHGTWSCNTYKTRLTLNYKRIPYRVEYLSYPDIAPKLKELGVRTTDPAPFIAYTLPMIADPSSDPNGKPTYVVESFDIAVYLDKTYPAPKYPALFPPGTRAVQKITSDLFMNEVGYTLLPGLVPLTARPGFLDERGRQYFLKTREQYMKLIPDDTSIGSKFWGDAHEKWKWFGEVLDLNEEGPFVTGKQISFTDFAVGGMIFFVRTVEGGEMQRWKAMAEWQGGRWARLWAEIEKLEKESTEVA, translated from the exons ATGGCTGCTACCAAGGAAAATCCCATAATCTTTTACGATATTCTATCTGAGCATGGTACTTGGTCCTGCAACACTTACAAGACAAG ATTGACCCTCAACTACAAACGCATACCTTATCGCGTTGAATACCTATCTTACCCGGACATAGCTCCTAAACTGAAGGAGTTGGGTGTGCGAACAACAGACCCTGCCCCGTTCATTGCCTACACATTGCCAA TGATAGCGGATCCATCGTCTGACCCAAATGGCAAGCCAACCTACGTCGTCGAGTCATTTGACATCGCCGTGTACCTGGACAAAACTTACCCGGCTCCAAAGTACCCCGCGCTGTTCCCTCCAGGAACTCGTGCCGTCCAAAAAATCACGAGTGATCTATTCATGAACGAAGTAGGCTATACGCTTTTGCCTGGCTTGGTCCCTCTCACAGCCCGCCCGGGTTTCCTCGACGAACGAGGCCGCCAATATTTCTTGAAGACGCGCGAACAATATATGAAACTCATTCCCGACGATACCAGCATCGGTTCCAAGTTTTGGGGTGACGCACACGAAAAGTGGAAATGGTTCGGCGAAGTACTCgatttaaacgaagaagGGCCGTTTGTGACTGGGAAGCAAATCTCATTCACTGACTTTGCTGTTGGAGGGATGATATTCTTCGTACGCACTGTTGAGGGAGGAGAGATGCAGAGGTGGAAGGCAATGGCCGAATGGCAAGGGGGTCGATGGGCTCGTCTTTGGGCTGAGATTGAAAAATTGGAGAAGGAATCTACCGAAGTTGCTTGA
- a CDS encoding glutathione S-transferase has protein sequence MAQISDTFPRYTLPVIEDPSEDPNGKPTFVTDSFKIAVYLDAKYPAPNYPLAIPPGTQTLQKIFAEQFNNEVGFALVPIALPLIGTPGFLDEPGREHFIRTRTAWFGDLSKLLDTSPEKWAIVEEKWNKFGQAIEHNDTTSEAGPFVMGNQLSFADFVIGGFINWIQKVDEEGMPRWKRLSEWQSGRWERYWDELEKLGMSSTQVV, from the exons ATGGCTCAGATTTCGGATACCTTTCCGCGATATACTTTACCCG TGATAGAGGACCCATCAGAGGACCCAAATGGAAAGCCTACATTTGTCACCGACTCtttcaaaattgcagtttaTCTCGACGCTAAATATCCAGCACCGAACTATCCACTAGCGATTCCTCCTGGTACCCAAACGCTTCAGAAGATTTTCGCAGAACAATTTAATAACGAAGTAGGCTTTGCACTGGTACCCATCGCACTCCCTTTGATCGGCACACCCGGGTTTCTAGATGAGCCCGGGCGTGAGCATTTTATTCGTACTCGCACTGCATGGTTTGGCGATCTTTCCAAATTACTGGACACTAGTCCAGAGAAGTGGGCCATCGTAGAAGAGAAGTGGAACAAATTTGGCCAGGCCATTGAACATAATGATACCACAAGTGAAGCGGGCCCTTTCGTTATGGGAAACCAACTATCATTTGCTGATTTCGTAATTGGGGGTTTCATCAACTGGATACAAAAAGTGGACGAAGAAGGGATGCCACGCTGGAAACGCTTGTCTGAGTGGCAAAGTGGACGTTGGGAACGATACTGGGACGAATTAGAAAAACTAGGAATGAGCTCAACCCAGGTTGTTTAA